CCGCCATGCGAAACCTCCATCTGCGCGCAGACCTTCTCGCAGGCATGCCACGCGTCAGGAACAGGACAAATCAATGGGGCGTGGCCGTCGCTTACAATCAACCAAATGCAAACCTGCATCAGTCGCTGCTCGAACCCGATGGTGCATTGTACTCAAGACGGCACGTTACCCTGCCGTTGAATGATTGTTTCAAGTATCGACGAAGCCGCGTGAACCACTTTTTGGGTCTTACCCGGATTTGGTGACGGGGTTTCGTCATGTTTGAACAGAACAAGAAAGGTTCCATTGTCATGGACAACAAAGCTCCTGCATCAAATACCGCCGAAAAGATGAAAACTGTCAAATCGGCTTGGGATGCGGCCCCCGCAGGCCCCAAGAAGGACGCGGCGCTGAAGCATTACCAGGCTGCCGAAAAAGCACAGACTGCCAAGAATGACAGCGACTGCAACCGCGAACTCGACGCGGCCAAGAAAGCGCTCGTCTAAGGCGCGCACGCGTTTTGACCACGCTCCCCGGCATATCTGCCGGGGAGCGATCATCGCAGCAAGGGGCCGTCCTGATCCAGGTAATCGGTATCAAAGTCCGCAAGCCTGACAAGGCCGGCAAAATCATCGAACGTGACGCGGCCTTTCTGGAAAGTAACAAGTCCCTGTTCGCGCATTTGGCGCAACACGCGGTTCACATGAACCGCGCTCAGCCCCAAAACATCGGCCAGATGATATTGGGTCAACGGACAGTCGAATCCGGTTTTGTTACCAATGCCGACAAGCTTCAGGCGCGCACCCAGTTCCAGCAGGAAATGCGCCATGCGTTCTTCTGCAGAGCGGCGGCCAAGGTTGACAAGATGCTCGACCACCATCGCTTCGTCCCGAGAGGCGGCCCAAAGAACTGCAGTTGCTAGTCTTGGCGCTTCTGCAAAGCTGTCGAAAATGTCTGTCGCCAGAACTTCCGAAGCCTCGATCCGCGTG
This genomic window from Roseibaca calidilacus contains:
- a CDS encoding Crp/Fnr family transcriptional regulator; the encoded protein is MSIMQSPLTLKLSAFVALSETDLQTLERYHRRRRIFQANHELIHEGQKNHSAFILAEGWACSFKVLPDGERQIVDFQLPGDFLGLRSILFRTADHSTEAVTRIEASEVLATDIFDSFAEAPRLATAVLWAASRDEAMVVEHLVNLGRRSAEERMAHFLLELGARLKLVGIGNKTGFDCPLTQYHLADVLGLSAVHVNRVLRQMREQGLVTFQKGRVTFDDFAGLVRLADFDTDYLDQDGPLLR